Proteins encoded together in one Oxalobacteraceae sp. CFBP 8761 window:
- the rsmA gene encoding 16S rRNA (adenine(1518)-N(6)/adenine(1519)-N(6))-dimethyltransferase RsmA, with translation MKHVARKRFGQNFLTDKQVLSDIIDAIAPRKGETMVEIGPGLAAMTALLLKQLDHMHVVELDRDLVTRLEKAYPRERLTVHSGDALKFDFGAIPVAEGQKLRVVGNLPYNISSPLLFHLADFAHLIEDQHFMLQKEVVERMVAEPGSKTYGRLSVMLQWRYDMSLMFIVPPTAFDPPPQVESAIVRMVPVKQQLPCDGKRLEAVVAKAFSQRRKVIRNCVAGMFTEAQLVEAGIDPSVRPEAVSLAQYVALANLPSQA, from the coding sequence ATGAAACACGTAGCACGCAAGCGCTTCGGCCAGAACTTCCTGACCGACAAGCAAGTCCTCTCCGACATCATCGACGCCATCGCACCACGCAAGGGCGAGACCATGGTCGAAATCGGACCGGGCCTGGCCGCGATGACGGCGCTGCTGCTCAAGCAGCTCGACCACATGCACGTCGTCGAGCTCGACCGCGATCTGGTCACGCGTCTGGAAAAAGCTTATCCGCGCGAGCGCCTGACCGTGCATTCGGGCGACGCCCTGAAGTTCGACTTCGGTGCGATCCCGGTGGCCGAGGGCCAGAAGCTGCGCGTGGTGGGCAATTTGCCGTACAACATTTCCAGCCCGCTGCTGTTTCACCTGGCGGACTTCGCCCACCTGATCGAAGACCAGCACTTCATGCTGCAAAAGGAAGTGGTCGAGCGCATGGTGGCCGAGCCGGGCAGCAAGACCTACGGCCGCCTGTCGGTGATGCTGCAATGGCGCTACGACATGTCGCTGATGTTCATCGTGCCGCCGACCGCGTTCGATCCACCACCGCAGGTCGAATCGGCCATCGTGCGCATGGTGCCCGTCAAGCAGCAATTGCCGTGCGACGGCAAGCGCCTTGAAGCGGTGGTCGCCAAGGCGTTCTCGCAGCGGCGCAAGGTCATTCGCAATTGCGTGGCAGGGATGTTCACCGAGGCGCAGCTGGTGGAAGCGGGCATCGACCCGAGCGTGCGGCCCGAAGCGGTGAGCCTGGCGCAGTATGTGGCGCTGGCCAATCTCCCTAGCCAGGCATAG